The proteins below come from a single Prolixibacter sp. NT017 genomic window:
- a CDS encoding aminotransferase class I/II-fold pyridoxal phosphate-dependent enzyme — protein sequence MKGLNTRLIHGDEKDSYHSDVRSLKTPVFQTAAYDFEDSASVEQAFRGASDSFVYSRISNPTVRELEVRLKSLANAQSSLSVSSGMAAISSTILSICDTGDNIVASKYLFGNTYSFFAKTLKSLGIYVKFVDPENPDEVELSIDAQTRAIFLEVITNPQLIVFDFERISEIAKEKKVLLIVDNSLLSPYLFQSHQYGIDIEVLSTTKFISGGATSIGGAVFTYLSDKWQYIPKLQENSQLYGNAAFEKKLRKELFSNLGCCLSPQNAWLQMLGLETLTLRVDRICENAHNLASWLSEQEKVKRVEYSSLKTSPYHQLSERYFNSKVGCLIAIELKSKKQCFDFMDALKVIRRGTNFCDNKSMIIHPSSTIYCDLSDETKESFKIPDTLIRLGVGLEDIEDLKADIRQALERLA from the coding sequence ATGAAGGGATTAAATACGCGGTTGATTCATGGCGACGAAAAGGATTCGTACCATAGTGATGTAAGAAGTTTGAAAACGCCTGTTTTTCAAACGGCAGCTTATGATTTTGAAGATTCAGCATCGGTGGAACAGGCTTTCCGGGGCGCGAGTGATTCCTTCGTTTATTCGCGAATTTCAAATCCAACGGTACGGGAGCTGGAAGTTCGGCTGAAGTCGCTGGCCAATGCCCAAAGCAGCCTGAGCGTGAGCTCGGGCATGGCAGCCATCTCGTCAACCATTCTTTCCATCTGCGACACTGGCGACAACATTGTGGCGAGCAAATACCTGTTTGGCAATACCTATTCTTTTTTTGCAAAGACACTCAAGTCATTGGGCATTTACGTCAAATTTGTCGACCCGGAGAATCCTGATGAAGTGGAACTAAGCATCGACGCGCAAACGCGTGCCATTTTCCTGGAAGTCATCACCAATCCGCAACTGATTGTTTTCGATTTTGAGCGGATTTCCGAAATCGCCAAAGAGAAGAAGGTGTTGCTCATTGTGGATAACAGTTTGTTATCGCCCTACCTCTTTCAAAGTCATCAATACGGCATCGACATTGAGGTGTTGTCGACCACCAAGTTCATTTCCGGTGGCGCTACATCGATAGGTGGTGCAGTTTTTACTTACCTGTCGGATAAGTGGCAATACATCCCGAAGCTGCAGGAAAATTCCCAGTTGTATGGGAACGCAGCTTTCGAGAAGAAACTGCGGAAAGAGCTATTCAGTAACCTGGGATGTTGTTTATCGCCGCAAAATGCCTGGCTGCAGATGCTGGGGCTGGAAACACTGACATTGCGCGTCGATAGGATTTGTGAAAATGCCCACAACCTGGCTTCATGGCTTTCGGAGCAGGAGAAGGTTAAACGCGTGGAATATTCGTCGCTGAAGACTTCACCCTATCATCAATTGTCGGAGAGATATTTCAACTCGAAGGTGGGTTGCCTGATCGCCATTGAGCTGAAAAGTAAAAAGCAGTGCTTCGATTTCATGGATGCCCTTAAGGTAATTCGGCGAGGCACCAACTTCTGCGACAACAAATCGATGATAATCCATCCTTCCTCCACCATTTACTGTGATTTGTCAGACGAGACAAAAGAGTCATTTAAAATCCCGGATACCCTGATTCGACTTGGCGTTGGCCTGGAAGATATTGAAGACTTGAAAGCGGATATCCGGCAGGCGTTGGAAAGATTGGCGTAA
- a CDS encoding LPXTG cell wall anchor domain-containing protein — protein MDSEMIAALAILVGGFLIFLDRRRKKRQSDD, from the coding sequence ATGGATTCAGAAATGATTGCTGCACTGGCCATTCTGGTGGGAGGATTCCTGATATTTCTCGATAGAAGAAGAAAGAAGCGTCAATCAGACGACTAG
- a CDS encoding ketopantoate reductase family protein — MKIAIYGAGSLGTVIGAYLTKAGLNVDLINRNRAHVEGMKTNGAHITGTIDMTVPVKALLPEEMSGKYDVIFLLTKQQENKKVVQQIARYLSDDGIICTAQNGFPELSVAEVIGKGKTFGCTIAWGATLLGNGVSELTSIPDSLTFSIGALSHQNEKKLHQIKEILEVMGTVDIERNFVGARWSKLAINSAFSGVSTVLGCTIGEAAGNKASRKCIQAVMKECFAVADAAGIQMEPIQGRDLRKLLDYTNRLKQLFSFMIIPIAMRKHARLKASMLQDLEKGKPTEVDAINGVVSQYGREYHVATPYNDKVVEIIHGIEAGNYNLSFDNVRLFE, encoded by the coding sequence ATGAAAATAGCGATATATGGAGCCGGTTCGTTGGGAACCGTCATAGGGGCTTATTTGACAAAGGCCGGTCTGAATGTGGATTTGATCAATCGGAACCGGGCGCATGTGGAAGGTATGAAGACCAACGGCGCTCACATCACCGGTACAATCGACATGACGGTTCCGGTAAAAGCTTTGCTACCGGAAGAAATGTCGGGAAAATACGACGTCATCTTCCTGCTGACCAAACAGCAGGAGAACAAAAAAGTTGTGCAACAAATCGCCCGCTATCTCAGCGACGATGGCATTATTTGTACTGCGCAGAATGGTTTCCCCGAACTATCCGTGGCCGAGGTAATTGGTAAAGGAAAGACCTTTGGTTGTACCATTGCCTGGGGTGCCACTTTACTGGGAAATGGAGTGAGCGAATTAACTTCTATCCCCGATAGTCTCACGTTTAGTATTGGCGCTTTGTCCCATCAAAACGAGAAGAAATTGCATCAAATAAAAGAGATACTGGAAGTGATGGGGACGGTGGATATCGAACGCAATTTTGTTGGAGCACGATGGTCGAAGTTGGCAATAAACAGTGCATTTAGTGGTGTGTCGACTGTTCTGGGCTGCACGATTGGAGAGGCTGCCGGAAACAAAGCGTCGAGGAAATGTATACAGGCAGTTATGAAGGAATGCTTTGCCGTGGCGGATGCGGCAGGCATTCAAATGGAGCCTATCCAGGGGCGAGATTTGAGAAAGTTGCTGGATTATACCAACCGGCTGAAACAACTGTTTTCTTTCATGATTATTCCTATCGCGATGAGAAAACATGCCAGGCTGAAGGCCAGTATGCTTCAGGACCTTGAAAAAGGTAAGCCGACAGAGGTTGATGCCATTAACGGAGTGGTCTCTCAATATGGGAGAGAGTACCATGTCGCCACCCCCTACAATGATAAGGTGGTGGAAATCATTCATGGTATCGAAGCCGGAAATTACAATCTTTCGTTTGACAATGTTCGTTTGTTTGAATAG